From a region of the Streptacidiphilus albus JL83 genome:
- a CDS encoding nuclear transport factor 2 family protein — MTVTEQAPTIGSAELYHQVQQFYAQQMQLLDQGRVEEWAATFTEDGVFAANAHPEPTVGRAAIIASAGAATADYAARGIQRRHWLGMVSIETSGPDALTARCYAVVLETPRGGPAGIKASTLCEDRLVRGADGWLVEHRLVTRDDLV, encoded by the coding sequence ATGACCGTGACGGAGCAAGCCCCCACAATCGGCTCCGCCGAGCTGTACCACCAGGTTCAGCAGTTCTACGCCCAGCAGATGCAACTGCTCGACCAGGGACGGGTCGAGGAGTGGGCCGCGACCTTCACCGAGGACGGCGTATTCGCCGCCAACGCCCATCCGGAGCCCACGGTCGGCCGCGCCGCCATCATCGCCTCGGCCGGTGCCGCGACCGCCGACTACGCGGCCCGGGGCATCCAGCGCCGGCACTGGCTCGGCATGGTCTCCATCGAGACCAGCGGCCCGGACGCGCTCACCGCGCGCTGCTACGCGGTGGTGCTGGAGACCCCTCGGGGCGGCCCGGCCGGCATCAAGGCCAGCACCCTCTGCGAGGACCGGCTCGTCCGCGGTGCGGACGGCTGGCTGGTCGAGCACCGCCTGGTCACCCGCGACGACCTGGTCTGA